In the Halobacteriovoraceae bacterium genome, one interval contains:
- a CDS encoding LysM peptidoglycan-binding domain-containing protein, with the protein MSSVGPIGHYLIYEVQPGDSLSKIINNNFSEIRIPYRPRLDRDGLLKFIEIIVHNNPEINNPDLIFPGQILDLAPYKRRHFEIYGPADKVILRNFIRYSSRQELNALNRAQGTLEFIGENTKPTDWVGLGRSGILAATTDFVSQYRYAFERIQKSINDGNFVYKKGSNSLAKELAKALELGAVKQEINEMSKLILGRIKGFNYKEYLNPFSKTIVLPDHLNKKKTLAYLERAFQNIKYAKYIKAISGYGIDIALGVYKVVIEEGNKIKVTFEQTGGIIGGIAASAGGTYVVCTLALSLPSGGTSAFFCGAGVAFTFGAAGNWAGEQTGGYLYNTGETLYNSNLY; encoded by the coding sequence ATGAGTTCAGTAGGGCCAATAGGACATTATTTAATTTATGAAGTGCAACCAGGCGATAGTCTCTCCAAAATTATTAATAATAATTTTTCAGAAATTAGGATCCCTTACAGACCAAGATTAGATAGGGATGGACTATTAAAATTTATAGAAATTATTGTGCACAACAATCCTGAAATAAATAATCCAGATTTAATTTTTCCAGGTCAAATTTTAGATTTAGCTCCCTACAAAAGACGTCATTTTGAAATCTATGGCCCTGCTGATAAAGTAATTCTCAGAAATTTTATTCGTTACAGTTCGAGACAAGAATTAAATGCTCTTAATAGGGCGCAAGGAACCTTAGAGTTTATTGGTGAAAACACAAAACCTACCGATTGGGTTGGATTAGGGAGATCGGGAATTCTTGCGGCCACGACAGACTTTGTTTCACAATATAGATACGCGTTTGAAAGAATACAAAAAAGCATCAATGATGGAAATTTTGTGTATAAAAAAGGAAGTAACAGTTTGGCAAAAGAGCTTGCAAAAGCTTTAGAACTCGGGGCAGTCAAACAAGAAATTAATGAAATGAGTAAACTTATCTTAGGCCGAATTAAGGGATTCAATTACAAAGAATACTTAAACCCATTTTCTAAAACAATAGTTTTACCCGACCATTTAAATAAAAAGAAAACTTTGGCCTATTTAGAACGTGCTTTTCAAAACATTAAGTATGCAAAATATATAAAAGCTATTTCAGGTTACGGAATTGACATTGCTTTAGGCGTTTATAAAGTGGTTATTGAAGAAGGAAATAAAATTAAAGTAACCTTTGAGCAAACAGGTGGAATCATTGGAGGTATTGCCGCATCGGCCGGTGGGACTTATGTTGTTTGCACATTAGCGCTTAGTTTACCTTCTGGTGGAACAAGTGCATTCTTCTGTGGTGCTGGAGTTGCTTTTACTTTTGGAGCAGCAGGAAATTGGGCAGGAGAACAAACGGGTGGTTATCTCTATAATACTGGGGAAACTCTCTATAATAGTAATTTATATTGA
- the tilS gene encoding tRNA lysidine(34) synthetase TilS, translating to MSAKFSKRYTFLFAQTVKSFMGRMNMLQTEGDYGVAVSSGVDSMALLHFLQKMASQRKNVKLHVLHVNHNVRSESLIEQNFLKEYCIKHNLVFHTKTLQNPPLKNFELWARNQRYKFFHSHKGLKKIFMAHHLDDSFEWSLMQRSKSSNLLSSIGIPACRGKFCRPFLCVSKRQIYRFAHHEKIKFFEDISNSDIKFERNYLRSMVIPHLKKIYPQILKHYVSQAQQILALKKLENENNYYDIKVDNNCLLIKVDKNKIYDEPLKNSLREAIKSLSSKKRGKIHKQLDCAVQMVKNNKKGPLNFSGGVNVSYFNGIITVTRN from the coding sequence ATGTCGGCCAAGTTCTCAAAAAGATATACTTTCTTGTTTGCACAAACTGTAAAGAGTTTTATGGGGCGCATGAATATGCTTCAAACTGAGGGAGATTATGGAGTAGCAGTTTCTTCTGGAGTTGACTCAATGGCCTTATTGCATTTCCTCCAAAAAATGGCATCTCAACGTAAAAATGTAAAACTACATGTCCTCCACGTAAATCACAATGTTAGGTCAGAGAGTTTAATTGAACAAAATTTTTTGAAAGAATATTGTATAAAGCATAATCTTGTATTTCATACAAAAACTCTACAAAATCCACCATTGAAAAATTTTGAATTGTGGGCCAGAAATCAACGTTATAAATTTTTTCATTCACATAAAGGTTTAAAAAAGATTTTTATGGCCCATCATTTAGATGATTCATTTGAATGGTCCCTTATGCAAAGAAGTAAATCTTCAAATTTACTCTCTTCAATAGGAATCCCTGCTTGCAGAGGAAAATTTTGCCGGCCATTTTTATGTGTATCAAAAAGGCAAATTTACCGATTTGCTCATCACGAAAAAATTAAATTTTTCGAAGATATCTCAAATTCAGATATAAAGTTTGAAAGAAATTATCTTAGAAGTATGGTTATACCTCATCTCAAGAAAATTTACCCCCAAATACTAAAACATTATGTTTCCCAGGCCCAACAAATTCTTGCCCTTAAAAAGTTAGAAAATGAAAACAACTATTACGATATAAAAGTGGATAATAACTGTTTATTAATCAAAGTTGATAAAAATAAAATTTATGATGAACCCCTAAAAAATTCCCTGCGTGAAGCAATTAAAAGTTTATCATCCAAAAAAAGAGGAAAAATACACAAACAATTGGATTGTGCTGTGCAAATGGTTAAAAATAATAAAAAAGGTCCACTAAATTTCTCAGGCGGTGTTAACGTCTCATATTTTAATGGCATAATTACAGTGACACGCAACTAA
- a CDS encoding ATP-dependent metallopeptidase FtsH/Yme1/Tma family protein yields the protein MKQQRNTITLWIVIILLMALLTKLFKEGNATYKVTNYPEFSKSVLAKNIKSATIILEQNKIKGEYIEPVNGFERFELDAPSTDATSKFLTDNGITPNYEKKEEDNYLIRFFYSWGPMLLLIAIFYFFLKQLQAGGGKAMSFGKSRARMLTSHDKKVTFKDVSGVEEAKEELHEVVDFLKDPKKYTALGGKIPKGVILVGPPGTGKTLLARAVAGEANVPFFSISGSDFVEMFVGVGASRVRDLFEQGKKHAPCIIFIDEIDAVGRHRGAGMGGGHDEREQTLNQLLVEMDGFESNEGVILIAATNRIDVLDPALLRPGRFDRRVTVGRPDVRGRLGILRVHTRKTPLAENVDLEVIAKGTPGFTGADLANLVNEAALTAARLNKKKLDNSDFESAKDKVLMGPERKSMVLSDKERLNTAYHEAGHTIVGMNLPHTDPIHKVSIMPRGGALGVTQTLPDEEMLSLTNEKAKNNIAFLMGGRCAEEIKFGEFTNGATNDIERATQLAYHMVCNWGMSKEMGPRNYHRASSNPFGNSPMGSEFDYSDETAKKIDSEVQQLIMDNYNLATKILQDNITALDRLAEGLMVWETLDFKQVKDLVEGKDIGLPIVDEEKDKKTAQNPTDQTNDAKENDPDVTSSKNGDDPLPA from the coding sequence ATGAAACAACAAAGAAACACCATAACCTTATGGATAGTAATCATTCTTCTTATGGCACTACTTACAAAGTTGTTTAAAGAGGGGAATGCTACTTATAAGGTCACAAACTATCCAGAATTTTCAAAATCTGTATTAGCTAAAAATATTAAGTCAGCGACGATCATCTTAGAGCAAAATAAAATTAAAGGTGAGTACATCGAACCTGTTAATGGATTTGAGAGATTTGAGTTAGATGCTCCTTCAACTGACGCTACAAGTAAGTTCCTTACTGATAATGGAATTACACCTAATTATGAGAAAAAAGAAGAAGATAATTATTTGATCCGATTCTTCTATAGTTGGGGACCAATGCTTTTATTAATCGCCATCTTCTATTTTTTCTTGAAACAACTTCAGGCCGGAGGCGGTAAGGCCATGAGTTTTGGAAAATCTAGAGCACGTATGCTTACTTCACATGATAAAAAAGTAACTTTTAAGGACGTATCTGGAGTAGAAGAAGCTAAAGAAGAGTTGCATGAAGTTGTTGATTTTTTAAAAGATCCAAAAAAATATACTGCACTTGGTGGAAAAATTCCTAAGGGTGTTATTCTTGTGGGCCCTCCAGGAACAGGGAAAACTTTATTGGCCAGGGCCGTTGCAGGTGAAGCAAATGTTCCATTTTTTTCAATTTCCGGATCTGATTTTGTTGAAATGTTTGTAGGTGTTGGAGCCTCTAGGGTACGAGACCTTTTTGAACAAGGTAAAAAACACGCTCCTTGTATCATATTTATAGATGAGATAGACGCGGTGGGGAGACATAGAGGTGCCGGAATGGGCGGTGGACACGATGAAAGAGAGCAAACTCTCAATCAACTATTGGTCGAAATGGACGGATTTGAATCTAATGAAGGTGTCATCTTAATAGCTGCAACAAATAGGATAGATGTCCTAGATCCTGCTTTATTGCGACCAGGTAGATTTGATAGAAGAGTAACTGTGGGTAGACCTGATGTTAGAGGTCGATTGGGTATTCTACGTGTTCATACGCGAAAAACTCCGTTAGCAGAAAATGTAGATCTTGAGGTAATTGCCAAGGGTACTCCAGGATTCACAGGTGCTGATCTTGCAAATCTTGTTAACGAAGCAGCACTAACTGCAGCAAGGTTAAATAAAAAGAAACTTGATAATAGTGATTTTGAATCCGCTAAGGATAAGGTCTTAATGGGACCTGAACGAAAGTCTATGGTACTTTCTGATAAAGAAAGATTAAATACCGCATACCACGAAGCTGGACATACAATAGTTGGTATGAATTTACCTCATACTGATCCAATCCATAAAGTAAGCATTATGCCTAGAGGTGGTGCTTTAGGAGTTACTCAAACACTACCAGATGAAGAGATGCTTTCATTAACAAATGAAAAGGCAAAAAATAATATTGCCTTTTTAATGGGTGGAAGATGTGCCGAAGAAATTAAATTTGGTGAATTTACGAATGGTGCAACAAATGACATCGAACGGGCCACTCAACTGGCCTACCATATGGTTTGTAATTGGGGGATGTCTAAAGAAATGGGACCTCGAAATTATCATCGTGCCTCTTCAAACCCTTTTGGAAATTCTCCTATGGGTTCAGAATTTGATTATTCCGACGAAACCGCTAAAAAAATCGACTCTGAAGTTCAGCAGTTAATTATGGATAACTACAACTTAGCGACAAAAATTTTACAAGACAATATAACTGCTTTAGATCGATTGGCCGAAGGACTAATGGTTTGGGAGACTTTAGATTTTAAACAAGTCAAAGATCTTGTTGAAGGAAAAGATATTGGTTTACCAATTGTTGATGAAGAAAAAGACAAGAAAACAGCTCAGAATCCAACTGATCAAACGAATGATGCTAAAGAAAACGACCCAGATGTAACTTCAAGTAAAAATGGGGATGATCCTCTTCCAGCATAG
- the folP gene encoding dihydropteroate synthase, translating into MIVKNKLTTMGVINITPNSFSDGQKYFDTFHCREQILKMIDLGVDIIDVGAESTAPFNSFVEQDEEWRRIEEIFLHAIDQNMFSKNILISLDTYKVSIIRKFIEAKIVPLERIIWNDVSGVIDPEMIELLQDYPSLTYIFSHTRVPKRELTQNHMKYADESTQIIFDVNEKFDRGLDLLHFHKNIILDPCFGFSKTLNQNYSLLKEFPHLIDKYTQQLILGISRKSFLKKLVVNSIDENVEIELLQYKIIKEIQNLSHKNFIVRLHNPSLLNLNEKCKFIFGPLETD; encoded by the coding sequence ATGATTGTAAAAAACAAGCTCACAACAATGGGGGTTATAAATATAACCCCTAATTCATTTTCAGATGGCCAGAAATATTTTGATACTTTCCATTGTCGAGAACAAATTTTAAAAATGATTGATCTTGGTGTGGACATTATTGATGTTGGGGCCGAATCCACTGCCCCGTTTAATTCTTTTGTAGAGCAGGACGAAGAATGGCGAAGAATTGAAGAAATCTTTCTACACGCCATAGATCAAAATATGTTTTCAAAAAATATTTTGATTTCCTTAGATACTTATAAAGTTTCAATTATTAGAAAATTTATTGAGGCCAAAATTGTACCCCTTGAGCGCATCATATGGAATGATGTTTCAGGTGTAATCGATCCTGAAATGATAGAACTTCTTCAAGATTATCCAAGTCTAACATATATTTTCTCACACACCCGTGTTCCAAAAAGAGAACTCACTCAAAACCACATGAAATATGCAGATGAATCAACTCAAATAATTTTTGATGTAAACGAAAAATTTGATAGAGGATTAGACTTACTCCATTTTCACAAAAATATAATCCTAGATCCGTGTTTTGGGTTTTCGAAAACATTAAATCAAAATTATTCTTTGCTAAAAGAATTTCCCCATCTCATAGATAAATACACACAACAGCTAATCTTAGGAATCTCAAGAAAAAGTTTTTTAAAGAAGCTTGTAGTGAATTCGATAGATGAAAATGTTGAAATTGAATTACTTCAATATAAAATTATAAAAGAAATCCAAAATTTATCTCACAAAAATTTTATAGTTCGGCTTCACAATCCTTCTCTTTTAAATCTCAATGAAAAATGTAAATTTATTTTTGGCCCATTGGAAACAGACTGA
- a CDS encoding trypsin-like peptidase domain-containing protein — protein MGKVIIAQLKYYLVFILFSVPLSNLTFAIEKSIYGEDNRQDINQYYSEIYQNIGKSVGAMIHDYFIYEGFDNDTQEKFYSIDSNYTLSDNGHRSVCRDEKFAPQKVAAECTGFLIGPKTLITASHCVETKFHCENYKWVFDYNEGQDKISQDAVYSCSRVIKKLSDEENFNYDVAVIELDREVVGRDPLTLSKNYQTQNLDELIIIGHPSGLPKKIADKGIVRYDINEFKFKAELDSFTGNSGSPVFDKKSGLVIGMLTQGERDYEFDVENNCLRPIVCQEGECAGETVMKSDAIEGLLDGTQRVFTAFF, from the coding sequence TTGGGGAAAGTGATAATTGCACAATTAAAATATTACTTAGTATTCATTTTATTTTCAGTGCCACTTTCCAACCTAACATTTGCCATCGAAAAATCTATCTACGGTGAAGATAACAGACAAGATATTAATCAATACTATTCTGAAATTTATCAAAATATAGGAAAAAGTGTCGGAGCAATGATACACGACTATTTTATCTATGAAGGTTTTGATAATGATACACAAGAAAAATTCTACTCAATTGATTCTAATTATACATTGTCTGATAATGGACATAGAAGTGTTTGTCGTGACGAAAAATTTGCACCACAAAAAGTTGCTGCTGAATGTACAGGATTTTTAATAGGCCCAAAAACTCTTATTACTGCTTCTCATTGTGTTGAAACAAAATTTCATTGTGAAAACTACAAATGGGTTTTTGATTACAATGAAGGACAAGACAAAATTTCTCAGGATGCTGTCTACTCCTGTTCAAGAGTGATAAAAAAACTTTCAGACGAAGAAAATTTCAATTATGACGTGGCCGTAATTGAATTAGATAGAGAAGTAGTTGGAAGAGACCCTTTAACTCTTTCTAAAAATTATCAGACTCAAAATTTGGACGAACTTATCATTATCGGTCATCCCTCAGGTCTTCCTAAAAAAATAGCAGATAAAGGAATTGTACGCTATGACATCAATGAATTTAAGTTCAAGGCCGAACTTGATTCATTCACCGGAAATTCAGGTTCTCCCGTCTTTGACAAAAAATCTGGACTTGTCATTGGAATGTTAACTCAAGGTGAGAGAGATTATGAATTTGATGTTGAAAATAACTGTTTACGACCTATCGTTTGCCAAGAAGGTGAGTGCGCTGGAGAGACAGTTATGAAATCTGATGCAATTGAAGGTTTACTAGATGGTACGCAAAGAGTCTTTACGGCCTTCTTTTAA
- a CDS encoding c-type cytochrome — translation MKKFLCLVLFASSFSGVAADAKNGEQVFKKINCALCHNADGMGKADTADKIKLTKAPRIAGLEESYIVEQVKAVIAQTRKNKNTSMMFAKVKALKDNEIADVAAYVSGLSKDKFKGMLQK, via the coding sequence ATGAAAAAGTTTTTATGCCTGGTTTTATTTGCTTCAAGTTTTTCTGGTGTAGCTGCAGATGCAAAAAATGGAGAGCAAGTGTTTAAAAAGATAAACTGCGCTTTGTGTCATAATGCAGATGGTATGGGTAAGGCCGATACAGCTGACAAAATTAAACTGACTAAGGCCCCACGTATTGCTGGCCTTGAAGAAAGTTATATTGTTGAGCAAGTAAAAGCTGTTATCGCTCAAACAAGAAAAAATAAAAACACATCTATGATGTTTGCAAAAGTGAAAGCATTAAAAGACAACGAAATTGCTGATGTTGCGGCCTACGTATCAGGACTCTCAAAAGATAAATTTAAAGGAATGTTACAAAAATAA
- a CDS encoding 3-oxoacid CoA-transferase subunit B produces MGLTLEEMGKKVINFFHPGCSVNLGIGMPTIIAELIPKELEIMIHSENGVLGVEGRPKKSEISATLINAGKETITINKKASFFDSSLSFGMIRGGHIDFCVLGGMQVDVQGNLANWMIPGEKITGMGGAMDLANGAKQVIVMMKHRDKLGNSKLVDKCTLPLTAVNVVSVVVTDEGVFCPTGKSWEKINH; encoded by the coding sequence ATGGGACTAACGCTCGAAGAAATGGGTAAAAAAGTGATTAATTTTTTCCATCCAGGATGTAGTGTGAACTTAGGAATTGGCATGCCTACAATTATTGCCGAGCTTATCCCCAAAGAGTTAGAAATTATGATTCACTCTGAAAATGGAGTACTTGGAGTTGAGGGACGTCCAAAAAAAAGTGAAATTTCTGCAACCTTAATAAATGCGGGTAAGGAAACAATTACCATTAATAAAAAGGCCTCTTTTTTCGACTCTTCTTTGAGTTTTGGCATGATTAGGGGTGGGCATATCGATTTCTGTGTCCTAGGTGGGATGCAAGTTGATGTTCAAGGTAATTTAGCGAATTGGATGATTCCTGGTGAAAAAATTACTGGAATGGGAGGTGCTATGGATCTGGCCAATGGAGCGAAGCAAGTTATTGTAATGATGAAGCATAGAGATAAATTAGGAAATTCAAAACTTGTAGATAAATGTACTCTACCGCTTACTGCCGTAAATGTTGTCTCAGTTGTCGTGACTGATGAAGGTGTTTTTTGTCCAACAGGGAAAAGTTGGGAAAAAATTAATCATTAA
- a CDS encoding CoA transferase subunit A, protein MSSNKKVYQNAKEALSDICTGSIIMSGGFGLCGIPENSINELEKMNIDQLTIISNNIGNANGGLVKLLRQKKISKAYCSYVGGNPELEKQIINKEIDVELVPQGTFAERIRAAGVGIRAFYTPTGVGTVVEVGKEVKMFDKNCILETALSADFAIIKAQKGDHYGNLWFKETARNFSPLMAMAAKITIVEVEELVECGNIPFEDIHLPGIFVQRIYQGKDYLNTIEKELTED, encoded by the coding sequence ATGTCTAGCAATAAAAAAGTCTATCAAAATGCTAAGGAGGCCTTATCTGATATATGCACAGGTAGTATTATTATGAGTGGTGGTTTTGGCCTGTGTGGAATTCCTGAAAATTCAATAAATGAATTAGAAAAGATGAATATCGATCAATTGACAATTATTTCTAATAATATTGGGAATGCAAACGGTGGCCTTGTCAAATTATTACGACAGAAAAAAATTTCAAAGGCCTATTGTTCCTATGTCGGAGGAAATCCGGAATTAGAAAAACAGATAATTAATAAGGAAATCGATGTTGAACTTGTGCCTCAAGGAACTTTTGCTGAACGAATTAGGGCCGCAGGTGTTGGGATTAGGGCGTTTTATACTCCTACTGGAGTGGGAACAGTTGTAGAAGTTGGAAAAGAAGTTAAGATGTTTGATAAAAACTGTATTCTTGAAACGGCCTTAAGCGCTGACTTTGCAATAATAAAAGCTCAAAAAGGTGATCATTATGGAAATCTTTGGTTTAAGGAAACTGCTAGAAATTTTTCTCCTTTAATGGCCATGGCCGCAAAAATAACAATTGTTGAGGTGGAGGAATTGGTGGAGTGTGGGAATATTCCTTTTGAAGATATCCATTTACCGGGAATTTTTGTTCAGCGAATTTATCAAGGTAAAGATTATCTGAATACTATAGAAAAAGAACTGACTGAGGACTAG
- a CDS encoding aminotransferase class III-fold pyridoxal phosphate-dependent enzyme, with amino-acid sequence MSSYFYTWNKQNIHPYTLESVSDESFKLKEFPHELYDLSSLSFQASFGFNHQNLLPQQFEMNECLQAIPRFKSELTELVSKELLNLLNVQEGKIFYTVSGAESVENALKIVRKVSGKNVIAAQSKSYHGATLGAISVTGDWRNKESSTIDEWTLRIPDVETDTTGDQTCKFLENYKDKIAAVILEPISAINGVYTGSPFYWKKLRKWCTDNKVFLIFDEVVTGIYRTRDAFAFQTIGIQPDIVCMAKALTNGFFPMGALWANKVICDYFEENILACGLTNYSHPLGIKIIHNVLKLCKDGDFQKQRERNIDIFNDFISSIPLKTRSHGLLGAIELNQAISYEDLYAKGLYIVQRGNTLILAPHLNADEENLSIALKKLTKFLGETGNV; translated from the coding sequence ATGAGTTCATATTTTTATACCTGGAATAAACAAAATATTCACCCCTATACTTTAGAGAGTGTAAGTGATGAAAGTTTTAAACTCAAGGAATTCCCTCATGAATTATACGATTTATCGTCTCTAAGTTTTCAAGCAAGTTTTGGTTTTAATCACCAAAACTTATTACCCCAACAATTCGAAATGAATGAGTGTCTTCAAGCTATACCTCGGTTTAAGAGTGAATTAACAGAATTGGTATCAAAGGAACTTTTAAATCTTTTAAATGTTCAGGAAGGAAAGATATTTTACACTGTGTCTGGAGCTGAAAGTGTAGAGAATGCACTAAAAATTGTTAGAAAAGTTTCTGGCAAAAATGTCATTGCTGCTCAATCGAAATCGTACCATGGAGCAACCCTAGGGGCCATTTCTGTAACTGGAGATTGGCGCAATAAAGAATCGTCAACTATTGATGAGTGGACTTTGAGAATTCCTGATGTTGAAACAGACACAACAGGAGATCAAACTTGTAAATTTTTAGAAAATTACAAAGATAAAATTGCAGCAGTCATTTTAGAGCCAATATCAGCGATCAATGGTGTATACACCGGTTCTCCTTTTTATTGGAAAAAACTTCGCAAGTGGTGCACCGACAATAAGGTTTTTCTTATTTTTGATGAGGTCGTAACGGGTATTTATAGAACAAGAGATGCTTTTGCATTTCAAACAATTGGGATCCAACCTGATATCGTATGTATGGCCAAGGCCTTAACAAACGGCTTTTTTCCTATGGGAGCTTTATGGGCCAACAAAGTTATTTGTGACTATTTTGAAGAAAATATTTTAGCTTGTGGGCTTACAAATTATTCTCATCCCCTAGGGATAAAAATAATACATAATGTTTTAAAACTTTGTAAGGATGGAGATTTTCAAAAACAAAGAGAACGAAATATTGATATTTTTAATGATTTTATTTCAAGTATTCCCTTGAAAACTCGTAGTCATGGACTCTTAGGAGCAATTGAGCTTAATCAGGCAATCTCTTATGAAGATCTTTATGCAAAAGGTCTCTATATAGTACAAAGAGGTAACACCCTTATTCTGGCCCCTCACCTCAATGCAGATGAAGAAAATCTGTCAATCGCTCTGAAAAAACTCACTAAATTTTTAGGAGAAACAGGCAATGTCTAG